The Candidatus Binataceae bacterium DNA segment CGCCTGGCGGGCGGCGGCGACGTCGAATTCGGCGCTGATGAAGTCGGTCTGCGTGACCTGGTTGGTGGAGTATGCAACCTGCGTCACCTTCAGCACCTGCTCAAGATTGCGCACGTTGTCCGAGTTGACGCCCGCGAGCGCGCTGTCGAGCACGAGCTGATAGTACGCCGCCTCGACCGCGGCGCGGGTGTCGCGAACCGTAGCCTGGTAGGTCAGCCGCGCAATATCGGCAGAGCGGCGAACCTCGCGGCCCTGGAGGATCGCCTTGCCGGGGAACTGGAAAGCCTCGGTGACCAACAGGGTATGATACGACGTCCGGTTGAAGCCGTTTCCCGCGCTGTCGCCATTCGTATAGGAGATCTGCGGATCGTTGGGCGCGTAAGCCTGTTTTATCGAATGCTCGGCCGCTTCCCATCGCGCACGCGCCGCCCGCACCTGCGGATTTACTTCCAGCGCAACCTGCACCAGTTGCGTCACGTCCAGCGCCTGGCTACCCGAAGCGGCCACTGATTCGCCCGTGACGAGCATCACCAGCGCCGCTGCCGCCATCACGGCGGCAACAGCCGCCCTGCTCGCGTTAATCCGCATCGCTTTTTCAGCTCCCTTGCCTTGTGAGGTCGCCGGTTTTGACGCGCGTCCGGCAGCGCCGAACGTCCGGCGGACGATCCGGCCCCAACCCCGCGCGCCCGCCTAATCGTACCGATCGATTAGACCGCCTCGGGCGCGCCTACGGAAGAGGCCCTAGGCGCTCTTATGCGCTCTTGCACTCCTGCTTAACCTGTTCGTAACGGATGCGCCGCAGCGGCGAAGATGCGCGTTGCGGGGAACCGGCGGCAAGTCGCCCGCAAACGCGGAGCGCCGGCTCGCGGATTGCGGGCCGGCGCTCTACGCTTATGCTACCCGCGTCAGCGGATTTTCGATTCGCTTATTTGGGATCGGTTACTTCGCCGCGGTCTTCTGATCGCTCGCCGGGGCCTGCCCCTGCAACTGGCGCACATACATCACCACGTCCCAGCGCTCATCGGAGTTCATCGCGTCCGCGTACGACGGCATATGGATCCCGCCATCGCGGATATAGCCGTAGATATAGCCATCGGGAAGGTTCTTGCTGGTGCCAGTGACCAGATTCTTCGGATCGAAGCCGTGCGAGTGCAGCAGATGGGCCACCGGGCCGTCGCCGTGGCCACTCTCGCCATGACACGGCGTGCAGGTGTTGGTAAACAGTTCCTTGCCGCGGGCGATATTTTCGGGCGTCGGCTTGAGCGGGTTGTGCGCCTTGATGGTCGCCTGCTCGAGGTCCTGCGGGGGCGATCCCGTATACACCGGCAGCGTTCCCTCCGGCATCACGCGCGGCGAAACCTCCAGCGGCTGAATCGCCGGGCCGCGAAACATGTCGATACTCCACGGGAAGCACCAGGCCGCGCCCGCGCCCGCGACGATGAACATCGCCGCCGCGGCCACGCCAAGCGCCGTCCTGAAATTCGCAACACGCGCCGCTACACGGCCAATTGCGGCGGCGCCAACAGACTTGCTAGGCACGATCACGATCGACTCCTTTTCGGCTCGGCACAATAGCCTAAGCGCCCCCGTCGCGGCAACGCCCCCGCGGCGGATTTCGATCGCCCTATTTGACCACCACGGTTCCGATCATCTTGTCTTTTTCGTGCGGCAGGCATAGGTACTGGTAGGTGCCGGACACGGTGAACGTGTAGCTCCACTTCGCTCCCGGCGGCATGAAGCCGGAATCGAAAGGCTTGGCTCCTGCGGGCAAAGAGACGTCCTTGGGGTCCTGCGCCACTGCGGAATTGGTGGTTACCGAGTGGAGCGACTGGGCATTATTGACCCATTCGACCGTGTCGCCCTTCTGGATCGTGACCGACATTGGGTCAAACTTGGGCGGCGTGTCGCTCATCTTGATTTCGACCGTCTTTGCCGCGGCCATCGACGGCACAACGCCGCCAAGCATCGCCAGAACGGCGAGCACCGCGCTTGCGCGGAACAAGGACTTTCGAAGTATCGGTTTGCGCATCGTTTTGCAGCTCCTCGCAGCGGTTCTCGAGCGTGTCCCGCCGCCTCAGGTGATATCAAGAAGCTAATATCGCGCATCTGGACAATTTAGTCCAGCTAACATGTAGCGTGACCGACGCCGGCTTCAACCGCCAGCCGGCCCGCTGGTGAGATCCGGTCCGCACGCGAGTTCTATCTGGCTTGGACGAGCAGGCCGATTCGCGACGGCGATGGCGCCACGCAAAGAAAAGACGCTACCGCGCCAATCATCGAGAAGAGCGCGCAGACCTCGAAGGACAAGGCATAGCTTCCGGTCGCGTCGGCGAGTTTTCCCACTATGGGCGGGCCCATCGTTGCGCCCAGAGTAAATGCGATCCCAAGCAACCCGGCGATCGAGCCATACCGTCTGAGCCCCAGCGTCTCGACCTGCACCAGCGGCCCTAGCGCCACCGGCGCCGAACCGGTGATCCCGCCGACGAAGGTAAAAACCACGAGCACCCAGAAGATCCGCGCGAACAAGAGGCCGGCGGTATTCAGGCCTCCGATAAACAGGCAAAGAGCGAGCGCGTTCTTGCCGCCGATCCGATCGCCCAACAGGCCCATCGTTGGCTTCCCAATCAACGCCAGTCCCAGCGACAGGCTGATCACCATCGTTCCGGCCGCCTGCGTGTAGCCGATATCGATGAGGTATTTCACCAGATGGATAAAGCTGCCACCGACCGAGAAGGTGTAACAGAACTGCAGCACGGCCAGCATCCAGAACGCCTGCGTGTGCAGGGCTTGGTTGACCTCGAGGCCCGTGATCCCGAAATCCGTCCCCGTTGCGGCGTCCGATTCGCCGGGGCCCGAAACCGGCGCTGTCTGGACGGGACGCGTCCGCACGAAGACCAGGTAAAGCGGCGCGACGATCACGACCAGCGGAATCGCGAGCACCGCGTAAGCGAAGCGCCATCCGTGGGCCACTATCAGGTAGCCCGCGGCGAGCGTGATCACCATACCACCAAGCTCCATCCCGGCGGTCGTAATACCCAGCGCCGTGCCGCGCCGCTCGCCGAACCAGTTCGAGATGACCATCGTGGCCGGCAGGATTGTTGACGCGATCATTCCGATTCCGGTCACGACCGACCCGGCGACGAGGCCGTTGAGCGAGGCGGCCCGCGACATCATCACGATTCCCAGCGCCGTCAGGAGGGCGCCGATCGCCATCACGATCTGCGCCGGCACGCGATCCAGCAGCCAGCCGATGAAGATGCCGAATACGCCGGCCGAAATGGCCTGAGCCGCGGGCACCATGCCGGCTTGCAGCCGGGTCAGATGAAACTCCTTCAGCATCGACGGCAGAAAGATCGGAAAACAGTTGTAGCCGGTGCCCCATAGAAAGAAGAGCGAGAAGAAAAGCGCGACGGCGAGCGTCCAGGCCGTACGGTCTTGCTTGGTCATCCCGATTCTCCTCGACGCTTCTCAACGGCAGGGCATCCGCGCGCGCCGCGCGGATTGTGGCGCATCAGAGCATCGTGCGCAAAGCCATGTCTGGCGGGAAAACTGACAGGAAAAAAAGGAGATGCGACTGAAAATCGCATCTCCTCTCAAAGCCCGTGCCCGGCGGCCTCGGGATGATCCAAGCGGGCGTTACGCCACGCCCGCTTTACGCCGCGGCCGCCTTAGCCGCTGGCGCCTTGACCTCGAAGGCCAGGCCGCGCGGCCCTGCGTCCACCACGACCTTGGATCCATCGCGCACTTCGCCAGCGAGGATCTTGCGCGCGAGCCCGGTCTCCAGGTCGTGCTGCACCAGGCGCTTGAGCGGACGCGCCCCGTACTGCGGATCGTAGCCGCGCTCGGCAAGGTAGTCGGTCGCCTTGTCGGTGAGCTCGAGTTCGATCTTGCGCTCCTCGAGGCGCTTGCGCAGTCCGCGAATCTGGATTGCAACGATCTGACGCAGTTCGTCGCGGCTTAGCGGATGGAACACCACGATCTCGTCAACCCGGTTCAGGAATTCCGGACGGAAGCTCTTGCGCAGGACGTCGAGGGCGTCTTCCTTCATCCGGTCGTAGTCCTTGCCCTTGTACGCGAGAATCAGATCGCTCGCGATATTCGAGGTCATGATCACGACCGTGTTCTTGAAATCCACGGTCCGCCCCTGCCCGTCCGTCAGCCGGCCGTCGTCGAGCAGCTGCAGCATCACGTTGAAGACGTCGTGATGGGCCTTCTCGATTTCGTCGAACAG contains these protein-coding regions:
- a CDS encoding c-type cytochrome, whose product is MCRAEKESIVIVPSKSVGAAAIGRVAARVANFRTALGVAAAAMFIVAGAGAAWCFPWSIDMFRGPAIQPLEVSPRVMPEGTLPVYTGSPPQDLEQATIKAHNPLKPTPENIARGKELFTNTCTPCHGESGHGDGPVAHLLHSHGFDPKNLVTGTSKNLPDGYIYGYIRDGGIHMPSYADAMNSDERWDVVMYVRQLQGQAPASDQKTAAK
- a CDS encoding plastocyanin/azurin family copper-binding protein, with product MRKPILRKSLFRASAVLAVLAMLGGVVPSMAAAKTVEIKMSDTPPKFDPMSVTIQKGDTVEWVNNAQSLHSVTTNSAVAQDPKDVSLPAGAKPFDSGFMPPGAKWSYTFTVSGTYQYLCLPHEKDKMIGTVVVK
- a CDS encoding MFS transporter, whose translation is MTKQDRTAWTLAVALFFSLFFLWGTGYNCFPIFLPSMLKEFHLTRLQAGMVPAAQAISAGVFGIFIGWLLDRVPAQIVMAIGALLTALGIVMMSRAASLNGLVAGSVVTGIGMIASTILPATMVISNWFGERRGTALGITTAGMELGGMVITLAAGYLIVAHGWRFAYAVLAIPLVVIVAPLYLVFVRTRPVQTAPVSGPGESDAATGTDFGITGLEVNQALHTQAFWMLAVLQFCYTFSVGGSFIHLVKYLIDIGYTQAAGTMVISLSLGLALIGKPTMGLLGDRIGGKNALALCLFIGGLNTAGLLFARIFWVLVVFTFVGGITGSAPVALGPLVQVETLGLRRYGSIAGLLGIAFTLGATMGPPIVGKLADATGSYALSFEVCALFSMIGAVASFLCVAPSPSRIGLLVQAR